A window of Nonomuraea angiospora genomic DNA:
AGGCCCGTGCACTCGGGGCAGGCGCCGAACGGGGAGTTGAACGAGAACGAGCGCGGCTCCAGCTCCTCGAACGACAGGTCGTCGTAGGGGCAGTAGAGGTGCTCGGAGTAGAACCGCTCCCGGTTGGGGTCGTCCTCCGGCAGGTCGACGAACTCGAGCGTGATCGTGCCGCCGGACAGCTGCAGCGCGGTCTCGACCGAGTCGTTGAGCCGGCGCCGCGCCGACTCCTTGACCGACAGGCGGTCGACGATGACCTCGATGTCGTGCTTCTCGTACTTCTTCAGCGTCGGCGGCTCCTCCAGCCGCACGACCGTGCCGTCGACCCTGGCCCTGGCGAACCCCTTGGTCTGCAGCTCGCGGAACAGCTCGGCGTATTCGCCCTTGCGGCCCCTGATGACCGGCGCGAGCACCTGGAAGCGGGTGCCCTCCTCCAGGTCCATCACGCGATCGACGATCTGCTCGGGCGTCTGCCTGGCGATCGGCCGCGCGCACACCGGGCAGTGCGGCTTGCCGATGCGCGCCCACAGCAGCCTCAGATAGTCGTAGACCTCGGTGATCGTGCCGACGGTCGAGCGCGGGTTCTTGCTGGTGGCCTTCTGGTCGATCGACACGGCGGGCGACAGGCCCTCGATGAAGTCGACGTCGGGCTTGTCCATCTGGCCGAGGAACTGGCGGGCGTAGGCCGACAACGACTCGACGTAGCGCCGCTGCCCCTCAGCGAAGATCGTGTCGAAGGCCAGGCTCGACTTCCCGGAGCCGGACAGGCCGGTGAAGACGATCAGTGAGTCTCGCGGCAGGTCGAGCGAGACGTCCTTGAGGTTGTGTTCTCGTGCACCACGCACGATCAGGCGGTCTGCCACGGCGATCCCGGAGGTCAAAAGGCGGATAGGTCCACGGGGGATGGTAGACGGAGGCTCCGACAATTTCGGCGGACCGTTGCCCGGCCCCCGAAAATCCGTCCTTCACAGGTTACGGCCATCTCCGACCCCGGCAGGAGCCCTTCCACATTCAACCAGCTGACCTGCGGCTTTATGCCGGACACCAGCCCACGCCCCCAAATGATGAAATATCCAGACATGACCGTCCTACTCGCGCTGCAGGCCGAACTGGCCTCAGCCACCGGCCGGCTGCTGGCCACGGCCGCGTCCCTGTCCGACGCCGATCTCGCCGCGCCCTCCCTCCTGCCCGGCTGGACCAGGGGACACGTGCTCGCCCACGTCGCGCAGAACGCCGACTCCCACCTCAACCTCCTGACCTGGGCCAAGACCGGCGTCAAAATCCCACAGTACGCCTCCTACGAGGCCAGGACCGCCGCGATAGAGGCCGCCGCGGCCCATCCCGCCGCCCGGCACCTGGCCGATCTGCAGGAGGGCGCCGCCCGCCTGGTCACCGCCGTCCGCGACCTGCCGCAGGAGCGCTGGTCCGCCCGGGTGGCGGGCATGCGCCCGCCCGAGCACCCCGCCTGGTACCTCCTGGTACGCCGCCTGCGCGAGATCGGCCTCCACCACGTGGACCTGGCCGCCGGGTACGGCCCCGCGGACTGGCCCGAACCGTTCGTCCTGCGCGAACTCCACGACTGCCGCGCCTGCTGGCCGCACGCCCGCAGCACGGTGAGCGAGATCGTGCTCAAGAATCCGTCGGGCGAGATCGCCGCCAGATGGCCCGGCCTCGGCTCCGGTCCCGCGGTCGAGGGCGCCCCGGCCGACATGCTGGCCTGGCTGACCGGCCGGTCGAGTGGTCAGGGCGTTACGCTGGTGCCAGTGGGGCAGTCGTTCACGCCCGAGGGCGCGGGCCTTCCGGAGCCGCCGCCGTGGCTGACGATGCCGGCCCCCGCTGATCTGCCCACGACACCCCCGAAGGACTACCCATGACCTACACAGGTGACGTCCAGGTCGGCGGTCCCGCCGACGTGCGCGAGCTGCCCGCGCTCACGATCTACAAGCTCGCCGTCGGCCCGTTCGACAACAACGCGTACCTGCTGCGCTGCACGGAGACCGGCGACGGGCTGCTGATCGACGCGGCCGCCGACGCAGACCGGCTGCTCGCCCTGATCTCCGACGGGCCGGTTCGCTCGATCGTCACGACCCACCAGCACGGCGACCACTGGCAGGCGCTGGAGCAGGTGACCAAGGTCACCGGCGCCCAGGTGATCGCCCACCCGCTCGACGCGCCCGCCCTGCCCGTGCCGGTGGACCGCACGGTCGAGCACGGCGACACGATCACCGTCGGCGCCGTCCCGCTGGAGGTCATCCACCTGCGCGGCCACACGCCGGGCTCGATCGCCCTGCTGTACGACGGCGGCGAGGCGGGGCACCACCTGTTCACGGGCGACTCGCTGTTCCCCGGCGGCGTCGGCAACACGCAGAAGGACCCGCAGCGCTTCACCCAGCTCTACAACGACGTGGTGGAACGCATCTTCGACCGCCTCCCCGACGAGACCTGGGTCTACCCGGGCCACGGCAAGGACACCACCCTCGGCACCGAACGCCCGTCCCTCCCGGAGTGGAAGGCCCGCGGCTGGTGATTTAGACACCACTTCACGGCTGTTCACTGTTTGAACGGACTTGCGCGGCCTGCCACGCGGGGATGACCGCCTGCAAGCGAGGAACGCCTCTTCCGACGGAGGTATCACGCTCTCGATGCCGCCGTGGTCAGGGCTCACCACCGAGCCGGCCCAGAATGCGCGTCGTCACGGCGAGCAACCCGTGAGCCTTCACGACCGGCCATGACAGAGGGCCACCGACGTCGGCGCGTGCGGCCCACCGTGCGCAGCCGTAAAGGATGGGCTTGAAGACCGGCGCGCGGCCCACCGTGCGCAGCCGTAAAGGATGGGCTTGAAGACCACCGTGCGCTGCCGTAAAGGATCGGCTTATTGGCGGCGGAGGACGTGGAGGATGCGGTCGGCGGCGAGGGCGGGGTCGTCGGCCAGGCCGACGAGCTCGCCCCACGACCACCGATAGAACCATCCCTCTGACATCGGCACGCAGTCGACGGTCTCCGCCAGCAGCGCCGTGTCGGGATCGCTGATCCGCAACGCGGGCGGGTAGGGCCGCAGCGTGGCCGTCAGCCCGCGTTGCTCCAGCTCTGTGGCCAGCTTGCCGAGATAGTACGTGCGCGTGTGCTCGCGCGGCGTAGCCGACATGGCTCCATCAAAGCCGAAGTAAGACGAAAAATCCCGGTCAGTTGTTAATACGTTCGGCTTCGCGGCGCTGCTCCCGCTTGTAGACCAGCACCCGCAGAGGGATCGCCGCCACGAGCGCGATCTGCATGCTCGCGCCGATCTTGATCGGCATGTCGCCGCCCTCGGGCCAGGCCACCCAGAAGGTCAGGAACGCCACGTTCACCATGATCCAGCCCAGAACCCCCGCCAGGAGCTGGCCCTTCGGCTTCGGGTACTCGATCCGGCTGACCATCAGCCACGCCACGGCGAGCACCGCCAGCAGGGACCAGAAGCTCGGCTGGAACAGCAGCACGATGGAGATCACCGTCATGGCCCCCATGGGGATGGGCAGGCCCATGAAGTCGCCGCTCTTGGTCTTGACGCAGGCGAACCTGGCCAGGCGTACGACGCCGGCCACCAGCACGGCCGCGGCCGCCCCGACCACCATCGGGAACGGCACCTGGTCGGTGAACCCGCCCCAGATCACGACCATGAACGCGGGCGCGAACCCGAAGCTGATGACGTCGGCCAGGTTGTCGAGCTCGGCGCCCATCGCGGAGGCGCGGAAGCGCCGCGCGACGAGGCCGTCGAACAGGTCGCACGTCGCGCCGATGAGCAGCAGCACGATGGCGGTGGCGAAATAGCTGGGAGCGGGCGCGAAATGACCGCCGGCGACCTTCAGCTGCTGGATCGCGGAGTACGCCAGAACACACACCGCGAGGAACCCGCAGACCGCATTGCCCAGCGAGAGGGAGTCCGCGGCCGACAGGCGGAACGCCTTGCCGACGGGACCCCGAGGTTCTTCCTCATCCGCCTGCCAGCTGCCGGCGTCAGCCGCGGTCAATTCTGGTCACCCCCGCAACCGTCTTCTCACCCACGGACACCGCGGGAGAGATCCCTTCGGGCAGGTAGATGTCGACGCGCGAGCCGAACCTGATGAGCCCGATCCGCTCGGCCTGCGCCACCTTCGCGCCACCGCTCACGTACGGCACGATCCTGCGCGCCACCGCGCCCGCGATCTGCACCATCTCGATGTCGCCCAGCGCGGTCTCGAAATGCCACACCACGCGTTCGTTCTGGTCGCTGTCCTTGTTGAACGCCGGCAGGAACCCACCTGCCACATGCTGCACGGAGGTGACATTTCCCGCAAGAGGGGCCCGATTGACGTGTACGTTCAGCGGGCTCATGAAGATCGCGACCCGGGTGCGGCCGTCCGGCCAGGGGTCGATGCTCTGCACCACGCCGTCCGCCGGCGACAGGATGCGTCCCTCGCCGGGAGTGCGGTCAGGGTCGCGGAAGAACCAGAGCATGCCGCCGGTGAGAGCGCTCAGCGGCACCGCCGCGAGCGCCCAGCGCCGGTCTCGGCGCGTCAGCAGCGCGGTGGCGGCCGCCGCGGCCACCGTCGGGAGGAGCCACGGGGAGACCCCGCGTGCGAGCCTGACGCGGCTCGACTTGGCAGAATCGTCTGACACGAACAACCTTTGATGGTGACTGGATTGGGCGCTTTGCCGTGATGTTACAGAACTAGCAACTATTACACGGCACAACTACACAAGCAAAGCGCCTCGAAGCCCTTTTCGCTAGACCTGCTCCGGGTGCGGTTCCTCGCCCTTGCGCGCGTCGATGCGGGCCTTGATCAGGCTGGCCACGGTGGTGATGACCATGGTGGCGCCGATGACCGAGAGCGACACCCAGATGGGAATTTCGGGCGCCCAGGAGACATGGCTGGCGTGCAACGCCTCCAATATCAGCTTAACCCCGATGAACCCCAGGATGAACGCCAAACCATAGCTGATGTAGACCAGTCGCTGCAGCAGCCCGCCCAGCAGGAAGTAGAGCTGACGCAGTCCCATCAGGGCGAACGCGTTGGCCGTGAAGACGATGAACGGGTCCTTGGTGAGCCCGAAGATCGCCGGAATCGAGTCGAGCGCGAAGAGCAGGTCGGTGCTTCCGATCGCGACCATCACGATGAGCATCGGGGTCACCATGCGCCTGCCGTCGATCTTGACGGTGACCTTGGAGCCGACGTACCCGTCGGTGGTGGGGAAGGCCCTGCGCACCCACCTCAGCACGACGTTCTCGTTGAACTCCTCTTCCTCGCCCTTGAGGTGCTGGCGGATGAGGTTGATCGCGGTGTAGACGAGGAAGGCGCCGAACACGTAGAAGAGCCAGCTGAAGCGCTCCAGGGCGGCGGCCCCGAGCGCGATGAAGATACCGCGCATCACCAGCGCGAGCAGGATGCCCACGAGCAGCACCTTGTGCTGGTATTCGCGTGGCACGGCGAATCTGCTCATGATGATGAAGAAGATGAACAGGTTGTCGACGCTCAAGCTGTATTCGGTGATGTAGCCGGCGAAGAACTCACCGGCCTTGTCTCCACCGACCGTGGCCCACAGGAGCACCCCGAACACAATGGCGAGGGCGACATAGAAGGTCACCCAGTATCCGGCCTGCCGCATGGAGAACTCTCGGGCTTCTCCACGGTCGACTATCCACAAGTCAATGGCGAGGACGACAAGGAGACCGCCGATCACGGCGATCCAGGCCCACACGGGTACAGTCACGTCAAGACCCTCCGGCATGCACGACTCATTGCCGGAGGTCTCTCCCGCCCGCTGAAAACCGCGGACCGGCAGCCCCGGGGGCCCCGTGGAGCGGGGCTGCACCGTGATGACGAGGCTGTCGCGAAGGGATACTCCCCTCCCTAACCCAGGCAGTATATGAGAACCGTTCGGCGCGGCCTAATCATCCTTTGGATCTTGACCACCGTAAACGGCCAGCACGCTCTCGACGGCGTCGTCCTCCCCGGGCATCTCCCGCCCCCGCCGCACAGCCGCCGCGGCCAGCGTTTCCGCAGCTCCAGGCACTACAAGCGCCTGTACGGCCCGGCGCAGCGCCTCGACGTCGCCGGACGGGACCAAGATCCCGGCATCTCCCAAAATTTCTGGAATCCCACCCACATCAGAGGCGATTGCCGGCGTTCCCGACATGAGCGCCTCGCGGAGGGTCAGCGGCTGCCCCTCCCACCGGCTCGGCATCACCAGCGCGACGGCGGCCCCGAGCAGGTCGGGCACGTCGTCCCGGTTGCCCAGCAGCACCACGGGCAGGCTCTCGGCCTGGATCCTGCTCTGCAGCTCCCCGCGCAGCGGCCCGTCCCCCGCGACCACGAACAACGGCTGCCCGGACGGCCACGGCCCGGCGGCGACGTCGAGCAGCGTCTCGAGCCCCTTCTGCTGGGCCAGCCGGGCGACCGTCAGCAGCACCGGCCGGTCGCCCGCGCCCAGCTCGTTCCTGACCTGCCGCGGTGTGCGCTCCGCCGGCCGGAGCCCGGGCGCGGGCACCACGGCGGCCCGCACGTCGCGGGCCCCGAGCCGGGCCATGCCCGCGCCGAGGTCCGGTGAGACGACGAGCACGTGATCGGCCCGCCTCGCCACGATGCGCTCCAGGACGCCGTAGACGAGCCCGACGAACCCTGCGGCGGTCAGCGCGTTGTGCAGGGTGACCACCAGCCGGGACTTGCCCCGCTTCCCGAGGGCGGCCAGTGCCCCGGCCCGCAGCCCGTGGGCGTGGACGACGTCGGCGTCCCGGGTCAGCCGCCCGATGGCGAGCGCGGTGCGCAGGTCGTTCGCGGGGTGCGGCCGGTCAGAGACGGCCACCTCCGCGAACCGCGCGCCGGCACGGCCGTAGGAGAACTGCTCCTCGACGCTGCGCGGCCCGATGACGGCCACCTGGTGCCCGCGCCGCACCAGCCCTTCGACCAGCATCCGGACATGCCGTCCGGTGCCGCCGGACGTGGTGCCCAGCACGAAAGCCACCCGCAAAGCCCGCTCCTTCCTCACCGCTCCCGACCGCCGGGCCATGGAACACCCCGCCCAACCTGACCCGCTCAGGCCGCCCGCCTCAGCCCTTGCCCGCCTCAAACCCAGCCGCGCCAGCCTCACCTGCCTCAAACCCGGCCAGCTCAACCCGGCCTGACTCAACCCCTGCCCACTTAACCCCGCCCGCTCCTGCGCAGCAGCCCGGCCACGGCATCGGCGTCCGCCCGATCGACCAGGGCCACGACCACGGCCCCCACCACCAGCGCGACGACGGCGGCCAGGACCGTGACCCCCACGTTGGGCCAGATGCCGCTCGCCCCGACCAGCTCCACCACACCGGCCCCGGCCAGGTAACCCAGGAACCCGCCCCCGGCCGCCGCGGCCGCCGCCCGGGGCAGGCCCGCCACCGCCGCGCTCCCCCGGTCGCGGACCACGGAACCGAGCAGCAGCGCCCCGCCCACGCTCATGCCGACGCTCATGCCGAGCGCCAAGCCGCCGATCTTCCACCCCGCCGGCAGGACCAGCGCGAAGATCACCTGCGCGACCGCCGCCACCACCCACGCCGTCACGGTCCCCGTGGCGACCGCCCGGCTGCGGCCGGCCGCGTAGAGCACCCGGCTCAGGTGAGCGATGAGCCCATATCCGACCAGGCCAGGCGCGAACAGCGCGATGGCGCGGGCCAGCTCCACCGGGGACACGACGGTCTTGAACCCGAGGAACACCACGGCGCCCGGCCCCGAGGCGGCGGCCAGCACCCCGGCGGCCAGCCCGGACACCAGCACCACGGCCCGCGTGGTGCGCGCCGCCAGCTCGGCGAACGCCCGCGGCTCGCCGGCCCGCGCGGACAGCCGGGGGAAGGCGCTGGTGGCGATGGGCACGGCCAGCACCGCGTACGGCACCAGGTAGATCGCCCACGCGTAGTTGTAGACGACGATGGCGCCGGTGCCGATCGCGTTGTTCGACAGCACCAGCACCACGATCATGGCGGCCTGCTGGGCGAGGAGCCCGGCGATCCCGGCGAAGGCGAGCCGGCGCACCTGCCCGGCCACCCCGTCGGGGAAGCGCAGGGTGGGCCGCCATCTCAGCCCCAGCCGGGCCGTGGGCCCGATCACGGCCAGCACCAGGGACAGCACCCCCAGGCTGGTCCCCAGCGACAGCGCCAGCTCGGCCGGGCCCAACAGTGGCTCCGGGTTGCTGTCACCGCCGCTGAGCGGCACGAACAGCAGGTAGGCCACGATGACCACGATGCTGGACACGAGGGGCGCGACCGCGGGCCCGGCGAAGCGCTTGTGCGCCTGCAGCACGCCGTAGAGCACGACGGCGACGCCGTAAAGAGGGATCTGGGGCGCGAAGACGACCAGCATCCGGCTGGCGACCGCCGTCACCACGCCCATGTCGCACCCCTCGATGGGGGAGCCGAAGAACAGCCCGATGACCGGCCCGGCGAACAGCGCGGTGAGCACGGCCAGCGGGACGAGCACCACGACCACCCACGTCAGCAGCGCCGAGCTGATCCGGCCCACCCGCTCGCCGGTCTCCCGGTCGTCGTCCGAGGCGCGGGCGGCGAGCACCGGGACGACCATCCCGGCCAGGGCCCCGCCGACGACCACCTCGAACACGATGTTGGGGATCTGGTTGGCCGTCATGTAAGCGGTCGAGAGGCAGTTGGTCCCCACCGTCTGGGCGAAGGCGTACTGCTTGGCGAACCCGGCGACGCGGGCCAGCACCGTGATGGCCCCGATGAGCATGGCGCCGCCCGCGACCCCGCGCGCCGTCACCACTGCCACCCGGCCTCCCCAGCCCCGCACCCGATCGTGCCGACGCAGAACATCCTGGCAGGTCGTACCGACAAACGAGCGGTCACACAGGGTCGGCCGGACGGCGGCCGAGCATGTCGAGGCGGTTGAGCACGGGGTTCGCGGCGATGACCTTGGTGAAGCTGACCTTCTCCGCAGCGGCGGTCAGCGCCACGACGGTGCCCAGCAGCACGTAGCGGCCGGGACGGCCCAGCTTGGTGACGGCGGCGAGCCCGAGCAGGGCGCCCAGGGAGTTGGCCCCGGCGTCGCCGAGCAT
This region includes:
- a CDS encoding maleylpyruvate isomerase family mycothiol-dependent enzyme — its product is MTVLLALQAELASATGRLLATAASLSDADLAAPSLLPGWTRGHVLAHVAQNADSHLNLLTWAKTGVKIPQYASYEARTAAIEAAAAHPAARHLADLQEGAARLVTAVRDLPQERWSARVAGMRPPEHPAWYLLVRRLREIGLHHVDLAAGYGPADWPEPFVLRELHDCRACWPHARSTVSEIVLKNPSGEIAARWPGLGSGPAVEGAPADMLAWLTGRSSGQGVTLVPVGQSFTPEGAGLPEPPPWLTMPAPADLPTTPPKDYP
- a CDS encoding MBL fold metallo-hydrolase; protein product: MTYTGDVQVGGPADVRELPALTIYKLAVGPFDNNAYLLRCTETGDGLLIDAAADADRLLALISDGPVRSIVTTHQHGDHWQALEQVTKVTGAQVIAHPLDAPALPVPVDRTVEHGDTITVGAVPLEVIHLRGHTPGSIALLYDGGEAGHHLFTGDSLFPGGVGNTQKDPQRFTQLYNDVVERIFDRLPDETWVYPGHGKDTTLGTERPSLPEWKARGW
- the pssA gene encoding CDP-diacylglycerol--serine O-phosphatidyltransferase; the protein is MTAADAGSWQADEEEPRGPVGKAFRLSAADSLSLGNAVCGFLAVCVLAYSAIQQLKVAGGHFAPAPSYFATAIVLLLIGATCDLFDGLVARRFRASAMGAELDNLADVISFGFAPAFMVVIWGGFTDQVPFPMVVGAAAAVLVAGVVRLARFACVKTKSGDFMGLPIPMGAMTVISIVLLFQPSFWSLLAVLAVAWLMVSRIEYPKPKGQLLAGVLGWIMVNVAFLTFWVAWPEGGDMPIKIGASMQIALVAAIPLRVLVYKREQRREAERINN
- a CDS encoding phosphatidylserine decarboxylase, producing MSDDSAKSSRVRLARGVSPWLLPTVAAAAATALLTRRDRRWALAAVPLSALTGGMLWFFRDPDRTPGEGRILSPADGVVQSIDPWPDGRTRVAIFMSPLNVHVNRAPLAGNVTSVQHVAGGFLPAFNKDSDQNERVVWHFETALGDIEMVQIAGAVARRIVPYVSGGAKVAQAERIGLIRFGSRVDIYLPEGISPAVSVGEKTVAGVTRIDRG
- a CDS encoding TerC family protein, which produces MTVPVWAWIAVIGGLLVVLAIDLWIVDRGEAREFSMRQAGYWVTFYVALAIVFGVLLWATVGGDKAGEFFAGYITEYSLSVDNLFIFFIIMSRFAVPREYQHKVLLVGILLALVMRGIFIALGAAALERFSWLFYVFGAFLVYTAINLIRQHLKGEEEEFNENVVLRWVRRAFPTTDGYVGSKVTVKIDGRRMVTPMLIVMVAIGSTDLLFALDSIPAIFGLTKDPFIVFTANAFALMGLRQLYFLLGGLLQRLVYISYGLAFILGFIGVKLILEALHASHVSWAPEIPIWVSLSVIGATMVITTVASLIKARIDARKGEEPHPEQV
- a CDS encoding glycosyltransferase family 4 protein, which produces MRVAFVLGTTSGGTGRHVRMLVEGLVRRGHQVAVIGPRSVEEQFSYGRAGARFAEVAVSDRPHPANDLRTALAIGRLTRDADVVHAHGLRAGALAALGKRGKSRLVVTLHNALTAAGFVGLVYGVLERIVARRADHVLVVSPDLGAGMARLGARDVRAAVVPAPGLRPAERTPRQVRNELGAGDRPVLLTVARLAQQKGLETLLDVAAGPWPSGQPLFVVAGDGPLRGELQSRIQAESLPVVLLGNRDDVPDLLGAAVALVMPSRWEGQPLTLREALMSGTPAIASDVGGIPEILGDAGILVPSGDVEALRRAVQALVVPGAAETLAAAAVRRGREMPGEDDAVESVLAVYGGQDPKDD
- the murJ gene encoding murein biosynthesis integral membrane protein MurJ; the protein is MAVVTARGVAGGAMLIGAITVLARVAGFAKQYAFAQTVGTNCLSTAYMTANQIPNIVFEVVVGGALAGMVVPVLAARASDDDRETGERVGRISSALLTWVVVVLVPLAVLTALFAGPVIGLFFGSPIEGCDMGVVTAVASRMLVVFAPQIPLYGVAVVLYGVLQAHKRFAGPAVAPLVSSIVVIVAYLLFVPLSGGDSNPEPLLGPAELALSLGTSLGVLSLVLAVIGPTARLGLRWRPTLRFPDGVAGQVRRLAFAGIAGLLAQQAAMIVVLVLSNNAIGTGAIVVYNYAWAIYLVPYAVLAVPIATSAFPRLSARAGEPRAFAELAARTTRAVVLVSGLAAGVLAAASGPGAVVFLGFKTVVSPVELARAIALFAPGLVGYGLIAHLSRVLYAAGRSRAVATGTVTAWVVAAVAQVIFALVLPAGWKIGGLALGMSVGMSVGGALLLGSVVRDRGSAAVAGLPRAAAAAAGGGFLGYLAGAGVVELVGASGIWPNVGVTVLAAVVALVVGAVVVALVDRADADAVAGLLRRSGRG